A stretch of the Argentina anserina chromosome 6, drPotAnse1.1, whole genome shotgun sequence genome encodes the following:
- the LOC126799429 gene encoding uncharacterized protein LOC126799429 yields the protein MATITESTALFSPSYLQPPITSRPAISVSFRQFRGLKVQSPLYPSVTPKVSRRSSTPGIVSQAQNTTALDIPTVTNTTWQSLVLKADGPVLVEFWAPWCGPCRMIHPVVGELAQEYAGKLKCFRLSTDDSPSIATRYGVRSVPTMLIFYKGEKKDTVIGAVPKTTLTAKIEKYL from the exons ATGGCCACCATAACTGAATCCACCGCTCTCTTTTCTCCTTCATATCTCCAGCCGCCGATCACGTCAAGGCCTGCTATTTCCGTctccttccgtcaattccgtGGCTTGAAGGTCCAATCTCCCCTATATCCCTCCGTTACTCCAAAAGTCTCGCGTCGTTCATCGACGCCCGGCATTGTGTCTCAAGCGCAAAACACCACCGCTCTTGATA TTCCCACAGTGACCAATACAACATGGCAATCTCTAGTTCTCAAAGCCGATGGACCTGTACTGGTTGAGTTTTGGGCTCCTTGGTGTGGGCCATGCCGCATGATCCATCCAGTTGTAGGTGAACTAGCACAGGAGTATGCTGGGAAGCTTAAGTGCTTCAGGTTAAGCACAGACGATAGTCCTTCAATTGCGACTCGATATGGAGTTCGGAGCGTCCCAACCATGTTGATTTTCTACAAAGGTGAGAAAAAAGACACGGTAATTGGTGCTGTGCCGAAAACCACATTGACTGCAAAGATAGAGAAATATTTGTAA